The proteins below are encoded in one region of Helianthus annuus cultivar XRQ/B chromosome 2, HanXRQr2.0-SUNRISE, whole genome shotgun sequence:
- the LOC110918938 gene encoding ethylene-responsive transcription factor RAP2-4, with product MSATVDFWNTIGVQQSSAVAGGELMEALQPFIKSASVDYQNTLVLSPTSTSYSYSLSPSPKHQFGSYLYPTQYPFSYEQLGSPPGLNQITQSQAQINLGPKPVSMKQSGFGSPPKSVKLYRGVRQRHWGKWVAEIRLPKNRTRLWLGTFDAAEEAALAYDHAAYKLRGESARLNFPQLRHNWLGGGFKPLHSSVDAKLQEICRILSEGKSVDRCKKSTRTSAKSQIPTAQSEAAAAAESSDSGSGGSSPSAELTFAAEESAWCDADNFSLEKCPSYEIDWGSI from the coding sequence ATGTCAGCAACGGTGGATTTCTGGAACACCATCGGAGTTCAACAGTCGTCGGCGGTTGCCGGCGGTGAGCTCATGGAAGCACTTCAACCTTTTATAAAAAGTGCTTCAGTAGATTACCAAAATACTCTTGTTTTATCCCCCACTTCTACTTCTTATTCATACTCTCTTTCtccttccccaaaacatcaaTTTGGGTCGTACCTGTACCCGACCCAATACCCTTTTAGTTATGAACAACTTGGGTCACCACCCGGGTTGAACCAAATTACCCAATCCCAGGCTCAAATCAACTTGGGTCCGAAACCCGTATCCATGAAACAATCCGGGTTTGGGTCACCTCCGAAATCCGTAAAACTTTATCGTGGTGTGAGACAAAGACACTGGGGAAAATGGGTAGCGGAGATCCGTTTACCCAAGAACCGTACTCGGCTTTGGCTGGGTACCTTTGACGCGGCTGAGGAAGCCGCGCTGGCTTATGACCACGCGGCTTACAAGCTTCGTGGCGAGAGCGCGCGGCTCAACTTTCCTCAGCTTCGTCATAACTGGCTCGGTGGCGGCTTCAAGCCGCTTCACTCTTCCGTTGACGCCAAGTTACAGGAGATTTGTCGGATCTTGTCGGAGGGTAAAAGCGTTGACCGGTGTAAAAAGTCAACCCGGACGTCGGCAAAGTCACAAATCCCGACGGCGCAGTCGGAGGCGGCGGCGGCGGCTGAAAGCTCAGATAGTGGTTCCGGCGGCTCATCGCCGTCGGCTGAGCTGACGTTTGCGGCTGAGGAGAGCGCGTGGTGCGACGCGGATAATTTTTCGCTTGAGAAATGTCCGTCGTATGAGATTGATTGGGGTTCTATCTAG